The Parafrankia irregularis genome contains a region encoding:
- the infA gene encoding translation initiation factor IF-1, producing the protein MPKKDGAIEIEGRVVEPLPNAMFRVELQNGHRVLAHISGKMRQHYIRILPEDRVVVELSPYDLSRGRIVYRYK; encoded by the coding sequence ATGCCGAAGAAGGACGGGGCCATCGAGATCGAAGGCCGAGTAGTGGAGCCGCTCCCGAACGCGATGTTCCGGGTGGAGCTCCAGAACGGTCATCGCGTTCTCGCCCACATCAGTGGCAAGATGCGCCAGCACTACATCCGTATCCTCCCGGAGGACCGGGTGGTGGTGGAGCTCTCGCCATACGACCTGTCCCGCGGTCGCATCGTCTACCGCTACAAGTAG
- the secY gene encoding preprotein translocase subunit SecY, with the protein MLTAFTRAFRTPDLRKKLLFTAGIVVLFRLGSVMPSPGVSTAAVNSCLDAASEDSSNVYSLINLFSGGALLQLSVFALGIMPYITSSIIIQLLVVVIPRLEQLKKEGSSGEQKLTQYTRYLTIALGVLQATGIVALARSGRLFPSCSAAIIPDTSLFRIATIVITMTAGTSVIMWMGELITARGVGNGMSLLIFTSIAAQLPSQGGRILQVAGGLVFGLVILLGLAIVVFVIFVEQSQRRIPVQYAKRLIGRRMYGGTSTYLPIKVNQAGIIPVIFASSLLQLPQLLGQVWSNQTFQDFEQRYLSRGDHPLYLVAYGALIIFFTYFYVAITFNPTEVADNMKKYGGFIPGIRPGRPTAEYLDHVLSRITLPGSLFLGVITVLPLALLNLTKDQPFPFAGTSVLIMVGVGLETVKQIESQLMLRNYEGFLR; encoded by the coding sequence GTGCTCACCGCCTTCACGCGGGCCTTCCGCACGCCCGACCTGCGGAAGAAGCTGCTCTTTACCGCAGGCATCGTCGTCCTGTTCCGGCTGGGCAGCGTCATGCCGTCGCCCGGCGTCTCCACAGCGGCGGTGAACTCCTGTCTGGATGCGGCCAGCGAGGACAGCAGCAACGTCTACTCGCTGATCAACCTGTTCAGCGGTGGTGCACTCCTGCAGCTGTCGGTCTTCGCGCTCGGCATCATGCCGTACATCACGTCGAGCATCATCATCCAGCTGCTCGTCGTGGTCATCCCGCGGCTTGAGCAGCTGAAGAAGGAAGGCAGTTCGGGTGAGCAAAAGCTCACTCAGTACACCCGTTATCTGACGATCGCGCTGGGGGTTCTGCAGGCCACCGGCATCGTGGCGCTGGCGCGCAGCGGTCGGCTCTTCCCGAGCTGTAGCGCCGCCATCATTCCGGACACCAGCCTCTTCCGTATCGCCACCATCGTGATCACGATGACCGCCGGCACGTCGGTCATCATGTGGATGGGTGAGCTGATCACGGCCCGCGGCGTGGGTAACGGCATGTCGCTGCTGATCTTCACCTCGATCGCCGCGCAGCTGCCCTCGCAGGGCGGGCGCATCCTCCAGGTCGCCGGCGGCCTCGTCTTCGGCCTGGTGATCCTGCTGGGCCTCGCGATCGTCGTGTTCGTCATCTTCGTCGAGCAGTCGCAGCGTCGGATCCCCGTCCAGTACGCGAAGCGCCTCATCGGGCGCCGCATGTACGGCGGGACCTCGACCTATCTGCCGATCAAGGTGAACCAGGCCGGCATCATCCCGGTCATCTTCGCCTCGTCGCTCCTTCAGCTCCCGCAGCTGCTGGGCCAGGTGTGGAGCAACCAGACATTCCAGGATTTCGAGCAGCGCTACCTCTCCCGCGGTGACCACCCGCTCTATCTCGTGGCCTACGGCGCGCTGATCATCTTCTTCACGTACTTCTACGTCGCGATCACCTTCAATCCGACGGAGGTCGCGGACAACATGAAGAAGTACGGCGGGTTCATCCCGGGGATCCGGCCCGGCCGCCCGACGGCCGAATACCTGGACCACGTGCTGTCCCGCATCACCCTCCCTGGCTCGTTGTTCCTGGGGGTCATCACGGTGTTGCCGTTGGCGCTTCTCAACCTGACCAAGGACCAGCCCTTCCCGTTCGCTGGTACGTCGGTGCTGATCATGGTGGGAGTGGGGCTGGAAACCGTGAAACAGATTGAAAGCCAGCTGATGCTGCGCAACTACGAAGGATTCCTCCGGTAG
- a CDS encoding adenylate kinase, with protein MRLVLVGPPGAGKGTQAAFIAQARSIPKISTGDIFRANVREGTELGVLAKTYMDAGDLVPDEITIGMVRNRLAEDDAVKGFLLDGFPRNVPQAEVLGGMLDEMGTRLDVVLELVVDDDEVVRRLSGRRTCRNCGHIWHLDFDPPRDEGVCDRCSGELFQRDDDRSETVRHRLEVYAEQTAPLVAYYAAKGVLIGIDATGPVDNVTDRALDALRHYAD; from the coding sequence GTGCGCCTCGTACTGGTCGGACCGCCCGGTGCAGGTAAGGGAACGCAGGCCGCCTTCATAGCCCAGGCGAGGTCCATTCCGAAGATCTCGACCGGTGACATCTTCCGGGCGAACGTGCGCGAAGGCACCGAGCTGGGCGTCCTGGCGAAGACCTACATGGATGCCGGTGACCTCGTCCCTGACGAGATCACCATCGGTATGGTGCGCAACCGGCTCGCCGAGGACGACGCGGTCAAGGGCTTCCTCCTGGACGGCTTCCCCCGTAACGTGCCGCAGGCCGAGGTGCTCGGCGGCATGCTGGACGAGATGGGCACCCGCCTCGACGTCGTGCTTGAGCTCGTCGTCGACGACGACGAGGTGGTGCGCCGGCTCTCCGGTCGCCGCACCTGCCGCAACTGCGGGCACATCTGGCATCTCGACTTCGATCCGCCCCGCGACGAAGGGGTCTGCGACCGCTGCTCGGGTGAGCTGTTCCAGCGGGACGACGACCGTTCGGAGACCGTTCGCCACCGCCTGGAGGTGTACGCGGAGCAGACAGCTCCGCTCGTCGCCTACTACGCGGCCAAGGGCGTTCTCATCGGTATCGACGCGACCGGGCCGGTGGACAACGTGACCGATCGCGCGTTGGACGCACTGCGCCACTACGCCGACTGA
- the map gene encoding type I methionyl aminopeptidase, with the protein MARREHVQIKTASEIAKMRVAGLLVAKTLAKLREAVAPGVTTADLDELAEKTIRADGGIPSFKGYAHPPYPASICSSVNNEVVHAIPSRRRVLREGDIVSIDCGAIVDGWHGDSAITVPVGEVAPEVLDMLRVCDEALWRGLAAAQLGGRLTDISNAVERHVTPHGYGIVDHYGGHGIGTEMHQPPHVLNYGRPGRGLKLVEGVALAIEPMITLGSPDTVILSDEWTVATKDGSLAAHTEHSVAVTPRGPWVLTEPDGGVARFAALGVACGQPADAPTG; encoded by the coding sequence GTGGCACGACGAGAGCATGTCCAGATCAAGACGGCATCTGAGATCGCCAAGATGCGGGTGGCCGGGCTGCTCGTCGCGAAAACCCTGGCCAAGCTGCGGGAAGCGGTCGCGCCCGGGGTCACCACGGCCGATCTGGACGAACTCGCGGAGAAGACGATCCGCGCCGACGGAGGCATTCCGTCCTTCAAGGGCTACGCCCACCCGCCCTACCCCGCGTCGATCTGCAGCTCGGTGAACAACGAGGTCGTGCATGCGATCCCGAGCCGGCGGCGGGTGCTGCGCGAAGGCGACATCGTCTCGATCGACTGCGGAGCGATCGTCGACGGCTGGCACGGCGACTCGGCGATCACCGTCCCAGTCGGCGAGGTGGCCCCCGAGGTACTCGACATGCTGCGGGTCTGTGACGAGGCGCTGTGGCGGGGCCTGGCGGCCGCCCAGCTCGGCGGCAGGCTTACCGACATCAGCAACGCGGTGGAGCGCCACGTCACCCCGCATGGCTACGGCATCGTGGACCACTACGGCGGTCACGGCATCGGCACGGAGATGCACCAGCCGCCGCACGTGCTGAACTACGGCCGGCCTGGGCGCGGCCTGAAGCTGGTCGAGGGAGTGGCGCTGGCCATCGAGCCGATGATCACTCTCGGTTCGCCGGACACGGTGATTCTCTCGGACGAGTGGACGGTCGCGACGAAGGACGGGTCGCTCGCCGCCCACACCGAGCACTCGGTGGCGGTGACTCCGCGCGGGCCGTGGGTTCTGACCGAGCCGGATGGCGGCGTGGCGCGGTTCGCCGCGCTCGGTGTGGCCTGCGGCCAGCCGGCTGACGCCCCGACCGGCTGA
- the rpsM gene encoding 30S ribosomal protein S13 — protein sequence MARLSGVDLPREKRVEIALTYIFGIGRSRSKETLAATGVNPDTRVRDLTDEEVQKLREWIDANYRVEGDLNREIKQDIRRKMEIGCYQGLRHRRNLPVHGQRTHTNARTRKGPRRAIAGKKKAGKK from the coding sequence ATGGCACGCCTGTCAGGTGTCGACCTTCCCCGCGAGAAGCGGGTCGAGATCGCACTGACCTACATCTTCGGGATCGGCCGTAGCCGTTCCAAGGAGACTCTCGCCGCCACCGGCGTCAACCCGGACACCCGGGTTCGCGACCTCACCGACGAAGAGGTCCAGAAGCTCCGGGAGTGGATCGACGCGAACTACCGCGTCGAGGGTGACCTCAACCGCGAGATCAAGCAGGACATTCGCCGCAAGATGGAGATCGGCTGCTACCAGGGTCTCCGTCATCGCCGCAACCTTCCCGTCCACGGCCAGCGGACGCACACCAACGCGCGTACCCGCAAGGGCCCGCGCCGCGCCATCGCCGGGAAGAAGAAGGCCGGCAAGAAGTAG
- the rpmJ gene encoding 50S ribosomal protein L36 yields the protein MKVKPSVKKICDKCKVIRRHGRVMVICDNLRHKQRQG from the coding sequence GTGAAGGTCAAGCCGAGCGTCAAGAAGATCTGCGACAAGTGCAAGGTGATCCGCCGTCACGGGCGTGTCATGGTCATCTGCGACAACCTGCGTCACAAGCAGCGCCAGGGCTGA